The Nerophis ophidion isolate RoL-2023_Sa linkage group LG05, RoL_Noph_v1.0, whole genome shotgun sequence genomic interval cacacatatacatacacatatatatacatatgtatatgtatacatatatacacatatacatataaatacacacatagccatatatacacatatatataaacacatatgtatacatatatatatacacacacatacatatatatatatatatatatatatatatatatacaaaaatatgtatatatacatacatacatacacaaaacaataaataaatcaattaatgtttattttttatagccctaaatcacaagtgtctcaaagggctgcacaagccacaacatatatgtatatatatatatatatatgtgtgtgtgtggatatatatgtatgtatatatatatgtgtgtgtgtatatatatgtatgtatatgtatatatatatatatatatatatatatatatatatatatatatatatatatatatatatatatagtggggcaacaaagtatttagtcagccacatacatacagtggggcaaagaagtatttagtcacccaccgattgtgcaagttctcccacttaaaatgatgacgaaggtctgtaattttcattttcatcataagtacacttcaactgtgagagacagaatatgaaaaaaaatccaggaattcacattgtaggaattttaaataatttatttgtaaattatggtggaatataagtatttggtcacttcaaacaaagaatatctctggctctcacagacctgtaacttcttctttaagaagctcttctgtcctccactcgttacctgtgttaatggaacctgtttgaactcgttatctgtataaaagacacctgtccacagcctcaaacagtcagactccaaactccactttggccaagaccaaagagctgtcgaaggaaaccaagaaaagaattgtagacctgcaccagactgggaagagtgaatctaaaataggcaagcagcttggtgtgaaaaaatcaactgtgggagcaataatcagaaaatggaagacatacaaaacCACTGATACTATCTgtcaatctggggctccacgcaagatctcatcccgtggggtcaaaatgatcatgagaacggtgagcaaaaatcccagaaccacacttggggacctggtgaatgacctgcagagagctgggaccaaagtaacaaaggttaccatcagtaacacactacgccgacagggaatcaaatcctgcagtgcctgacgtgtccccctgcttaagccagtgcatgtccaggcctgtctgaagtttctcagagagcacatggatgatacagcagaggattgggagaaagtcatgtggtcagatgaaaccaaaatagaaccttttggtataaactcaacttgtcgtgtttggggaagaagaatactgagttgcatcccaagaacaccataaatactgtgaagcatgggggaggaaacatcatgctttggggctgtttttctgctaagggcacaggacgactgatccgtgttaaggaaagaatgaatggggccatgtatcgtgagattttgagccaaaacctccttctatcagtgagagctttgaatggttgagcaaatacttattttccaccataatttacaaataaattctttaaaattcctacaatgtaaattcctggaattttttttcacattctgtctttcacagttgaagtgtacctatgatgaaaattacagacctctatcatcattttaagtgggagaacttgcacaatcggtggctgactacttttttgccccactgtgtgtgtatatatatatatatatatatatatatatatatatatatatatgtatatatatatatatatatatatatatatacagtatatacatgctaGTTACGGCCCTGGTTCTGGAACATAaattttcccaaagtaattgttgtaGGCGCTCACAAGGTCTGCATGATTAGCTTTGTTGGTGGTGAAGGGACCTGTAGTTCCTACCTCTCACATCACatgactggcttcctcattatctctcaaaatggctctggAATCTCAGTGAGACTGATACTATTTAGATCATATCTTTTTATTTGCAAACAGCTTCAAACGAGAGGCAACTTATTTTTCCACTCAAatggtacaaaccctgtttccgtgtgagttaggaaattgtgttaaatgtaaatataaacggaatacaatgatttgcaaatccttttcagcccatattcaattgaatgcactacaaagacaagatatttgatgttcaaactcataaactttattttttttgcaaataataacttagaatttcatggctgcaacacgtgccgaattagttgggaaaggacatgttcaccactgtgttacatcaccttttctttaaacaacactcaataaacgtttgggaactgaggaaactaattgttgaagctttgaaagtggaattctttcccattcttgttttatgcagagcttcagtcgttcaacagtccggggtctccgctgtcgtattttacgcttcataatgcgccacatttttgatgggagacaggtttggactgcaggcgggccaggaaagtacccgcattctttttttacgaagccacgctgttgtcacACTTGTCTTgtgaaataaacaggggtgtccatgataacgttgcttggatgacaacatatgttgctccaaaacctgtatggacatttcagcattaatggtgccttcacagatgtgtaagttacctcatgccttgggcactaatgcacccccatatcatcacagatgctggcttttgaactttgcgcctataacaatccgaattgttattttcctctttgttctggaggacaccacgccctctgtttcctaatataatttgaaatgtggactcatcagaccacagaacacttttccactttgcatcagtccatcttagatgagctcgggcccagagaagccggcggcgtttcaggatattgtagATAaaagggtttggctttgcatagtagagttttaacttgcacttacagatgtagcgaccaactgtagttattgacagtggttttctgaagtcttcctgagcccatgtggtgatatcctttacacacggatgtcggtttttgatgcagtaccgcctgagggatcaaaagtctgtaatatcatcgcttacgtgcaatgatttctccagattctctgaactttttgatgattttacagactgtagatggtaaaatccctaaactccttgcaatagctcgttgagaaatgttgttctaaaactgttcgacaatttgcttacaaagtggtgaccctcaccccattcttgtttgtgaattacttagcttatcatggaagctgcttttatacccaatcatggcacccaactgttcccaattagcctgcacacctgtgggatgttccatataagtgtttgatgagcattcctcaactttatcagtatttattgccacctttcccaacttctttgtcacgtgttgttggcatcaaattcttaagttaatgattacttgcaaaaaaaaaaagtttatcagtttgagcatcaaatatgttgtctttgtagcatattcaactgaatatgggttgaaagtgatttgaaaatcattgtattccgttaatatttacatctaacacaatttccaaactcatggaaatggggtttgtactttaatGCAACAAACGGCAAAAAACCCTGCACTTTTCATAGTAAATTTTGGAACTACGGGAAATTAAGGCTTCTCAAAAAAAGGCCGGATGTCCTATATGTTCTGAAAAATTACTATTAATTTTCAGACATGTTTAAATAAAGATGTGAATAAAGCAtattttgttagattttttttaaatcctctactttttggggttagggttacaaAAACAATAATCACACATTTATAAAATTATAAAGAAATGTAATGTTAATGAAAACAATTAGACTTATATCATTGTAACTTTTGCTGCAACTTATTGAAAATGCTGCCACAAAATcaggcaacattaaaaaaaaagcctgcaaaatcctggagggactgcataatgataataatgctaataataataGTGTACCTGCCTGCTCTTGTTGTTGCATGACGTCCAGTGTCATCTTCCTGAGGGAGGAGAGCACATTATTTGCATTAATAATTGGTAATGTCTGCGACGTCCAAAGTGCAGCACATTGTAAAAtaggaataaaacaaaataacccaagcaaaagtgtgaaaaaatagaggaaaacaacCCAATGGAAAGAGACAAAGCTGATGTTTTAACAATTGTAACTAATAACACGACATGTCATCTTTACAAAAAACTTACATAATGACtagttttttagcctttttacaaaaaaattttttagacatatctttaaaaatgttctttcagcatgcggccctcggtggaaacTGTGATCTATGCTTCATGAGGTACAGTAGAGTATGTGCAGCTTTCAACAATGATGTCTGAATGAGTGCCGTCGACACGAAGACGTTAGCGAATGTTGTGATCAAACACTGGAGCAGACGTTATTGTAAAGAGAAACGTGAAAGCATGAGTTGAAGACAGAGGCATGCATAGGACGCTGAGAAAAGTACAGAGCGGCGGCGTGGAAACAGGACGGCAATTCAGACAAACACAGGAAAAAAACGGCAGCTCTTACGAGTCATTTCGACTCGGGCAAGCTCTCTTCTCTGTCCTCCCCTTCGGATAGAGGTGTCGAGGGTGGCGGCTCGGGCATCGGCGTTGGCATTGGCAGGGGGATGGGCTGACTTTTGCCCTCTGGGGTATCGCCGCCCCCGCTAGAAGTGGCCTGGCTTATGATTACAGTGGGACCTGTTGGAGAAACATTGTGATGGACCACATTGAGGTGTCTCCTGCTTTTATTATGACGTGTTTATCATTGAGGTCAAGTATTCAACACAGGGATCTTTTCCATTTCCCAGTAGTCTTGAACGCAGCGTGTGATTGTTTGAGATGGGCTGAAAGACACGGTCACTTACCACTGTCCTGCTGCTCCGCCTTGATCTGGGCCTCCAGGTCTTCCGGGTCCACGTACTGGTAGTTCTCGTCCTCGTCGGGCGGCTTGCATTTTCCGCAGCAAAAACAGCAGcagcaacaacagcagcagcagctgaAGAGTGTGCAGCATAGCACAAGCGACTGCACCACAACAGTCAACATGGTCATCACGTCACACATCACCAACATCACGAGTATAGAGCAGCCACGCCCACCTTAAACCACCATTTGGACATGAGGAAGTAGTACTTGACGCTCTCCTCTCCAAACTGCTCGGACACGTAAAGACCCATGGAGCCGTACTCGTCGTAGATCTTCCTCTTGGTCTCATCGTTCAAGATAGAGTTGGCGTTGTTGATCTCCTTAAACTTCTCCGCCGCTTCTGGGTTGTCCGGGCACTTGTCTGGGTGGTACTTCAACGCCAACTTCCTGGCAGGCAGATGAAGAGGAAACATAATTCAAGTGGGCTGAAGTGAAGTGGAGTGAGCTGAAGTAAATTTAGGTGGGCTTAGGTGAAGTTAAGCGGGCTGAAGTGAAGTTAGATAAAGTGAACTTTAGTAGAGTGGAGTGAAATGGGCTGAAGTAAATTGAAATGAAATGGTCTGAAGTGAAGTGGAGTGGGCTGAAGTGTGGTGAATTGAACTTAGGTGGGGTGGGTAAGGCTGAAGTTAAGTGAAATGAAATTATGTGAGCTGAAGTGAAATTAAGAGGGTTTAATTTAAGATAAGTGGGcttaaatgaaatgaaatgaagtgAAGATGGGTGAAGTGAACTTAAGGGAAGTGGGCTtaggtgaagtgaagtggacttaggtgaGGTGAAGTTGGCTGAAGTCAATTGGGATGAGGTGAAGTCCAGTGGGATGAAGtgaagtggaatgaggtgaagtTGGCTAAAGtgaagtggaatgaggtgaagttggcggatgtgaagtgaagtggaatgaggtgaagtGGGCTTTGGTGAAGTAAAGTGGGCTTAGGTGAGGTGAAGTTGGCTGAAGTGAAGTGGAATGGGGTGAAGTTGGCTAAAGtgaagtggaatgaggtgaagttggcggatgtgaagtgaagtgggaTGAGGTGAAGTGGGCTTTGGTGAAGTAAAGTGGGCTTAGGTGAGGTGAAGTTGGCTGAAGtgaagtggaatgaggtgaagtTGGCTGAAGtgaagtggaatgaggtgaagtTGGCTGAAGtgaagtggaatgaggtgaagtTGGCTGAAGTGAAGTTTGATGAGGTGAAGTTGGTTGAAGTGAAGTGACGTGGGATGAGGTGAAGTTGGCTGAAGTAAAGTGGAATGACGTGAAGTTGACTGAAGTGGGATGACGTGATGTTGGCTGAAGTAAAGTGGGATGAAGTGAAGTTGGCTGTGGTGAAGTGGGATGAGGTGAAGTTGgctgcagtgaagtgaagtgggaTGAGGTGAAGTTGGCTGAAGTGACGTGGGATGACGTGAAGTTGGCTGAAGTGAGGTGGGATGAGGTGAAGTTGGCTGAACTGACGTGGGATGATGTGAAGTTGGCTGAAATGAGGTGGGATGACGTGAAGTTGGCTGAAGTCCAGTGGGATGAAGTGATGTtggctgaagtgaagtgaagtggcaTGAGGTGAAGTTGGCTGGAGTGAAATGAGATGAATTTATGTTGGCTGAAGTGAAGTAGCATGAGGTGAAGTTGGCTGAAGTGAAGtaggatgaagtgaagtgaagttggCTGAAGTGAAGTGGGATGAATTGATGTTGGCTGAAGTGAAATGGCATGAGGTGAAGTTGGCTGACATGAAAAGGGATGAAGTGAAGTTGGCTGAAGTGACGTGGGATGATGTGAAGTGGGTTGAAGTGAAGTGGTATGAAGTGATGTTGGCTGAAGTGAAGTGGCATGAGGTGAAGTttgctgaagtgaagtgaagtgggaTGAGGTGAAGTTGGCTGAAGTGAAGTGGGCTGAAAGGAATTGAAGTAGGCTAAAGTGAAATTAGGTGAAGTGGGCTGAAGTGAAATGAAGTTAGGGGAAGTGAACTTAATGACATTAgctgaagtgaactgaagtaaggTGACATGACATCACGTGACGTGGGTTAAGTGAAGTGGGTTGAAGTGAAGCAAGGAAGTGAGAAATGAGACTTGAGTAGTCACCTGTAAGCTTTCTTGATGTCCTCAGCTGAGGCCCCTTTCTCGAGTCCTAACACCTTGTAGACGCTCTCCCCGGCTGTGGACATCTTCCTCTGAGGCCGCGAGGGGTTTGTGTTGGTGTTTGTGTCAGACATGGCTTACCTCTGCTCTCCAGCAAAAGACAAGAAGGAAACATAAGCATTTTTCACACAATAATAAGAATCCATGCTGgtatgaagctgagataggctccagcaccccaaaagggacatgcaGTAGAAAacgaattgatggatggatgaagcaaCAATTACTTTCAACAAGTGAATCCCTCACACCGGTGGCgctgcgtgcacacacacacatacaggcatGTACTACATTGAACAGAAAGACTACCAGAAGGCTGAATGAAGCCCTTCTGCTCCAAGCAGAGATTCAACCTTGCTGTTAAATACTACAAGGTGACTGGAGTTTTAAGAAGTAGAGCTCTAATTTATGTTATTTGCTTGTTTTGCTACAGTAACTACAAGAGGTGggagaaataatacatttttagatgCCTCCCAATTTAGACTTGGACGATTATAGAATCGATTAGTAAATGTCAATCATTGGAAatcgatgtatttattgtaaataaagtgatCTGACTACCTCTTTTATTATAGGGCCTTTGTGTTCCAATTTTACACACATTTCCATGAATATAATAAATGTAAGTCAACTGTTTCTTGTTTCAAATGCACTGTTTtcaaaagttgcaagtgataaacgcttattttgtgaaacgaaaataaatgtataactgcatcaatatacttaaattaaagatgcatcaataatcgatttttaatcaaatcatagctcctgaatcgtaattgtAATCAAATCGTGAGGTGGCCAAATATTCCCACcttgaatacatacatacattcatacagacAGACACAAGCTGCCAGCTGGGTCATTGACCAAAGAAGATTATGTTTTGCTGACCTCACAGATTACTCGGGTAAAGTCCACAAACACAAACGACACACGTATTGCTTTCATTTAATCAAGGTTCCCTTTATAGCTTCTTTTCTGTGAatgtcttcttcatcatcatcatcatattcaTCATCACAGTGGCATGCTAGGAATATCGTGCGTCCCACATGTGGAGAAAAATCCAGCCGCTCTGGGTCAACACCCGTTGAGTGAACAGTGTGTTAAAGTAATTAAAAACCAAACCCTTCAGTGAGGAGATAAAGAAGGCCGTCGTTTTAATCAAACACTGCACGCCCCGATGGCGCTAAATCATTGGCAAAGAACCCCGAAATGACCCCCACCTCACTGTATGTGAATTCTGTAATAATGTTGGCTTATTGTGTATGCACTATTACTATGTGCACAATTAAACAGAGAAAAGTAGCAGTGTTGTCTAACAGCAAGTCTTTCAACGCTAGTGCCTAAGTTTAGCTTCTTTTCAAAAGCCGAGTATTTTTAGACACCAACCTTAAAAGTCAATCAAAACTTTTGCTGTCTTTTCAAAGACAATTCAGTGTTGCTGCCGTTTCACACTGACACCATTATTTCGCCtgtgttggtgtacctaatgaagtgtccaccaGGCTAATGACTGGCAGGTCAAGGGGGCGCGGCAACCTACAGACACCTGCGAAGTGGACAGCGCTTATGCAAGCTGTGTGTCCaaagcatatccatccatccattttctaccgcttattccctttcggggtcgcggggggcgctggcgcctatctcagctacaatcgggcggaaggcagggtacaccatggacaagtcgccacctcatcgcagggccaacacagatagacagacaacattcacactcaataaATTCCGAGTTCTAATGTCTTAATTAGTACAATACCTGGGCATCAAATCGTGACCACTTTTCCCGCATATTAGGCGTTCCCGGTCTTTCGCTTGTGAGAAATGCCAAAGCCACCTTGTCCTTGCCTGGCTAGACTTAATCCTTTCGCTAATGTTAATCTCAGCTCACCAGGATAATTAACTACTTTCTATTATTCCCCTTAGCAGTTAATGGGTGCACCATGGCCGTGGAAGAATgaaatatgaaataaataaataaaaccccCAATTGCATGTGCTGACATTAAGCTACCTGCTAGCTGGACGCTGCACGACATCGTCCTGCATTAAGCATTCACTGTATTTAATACTAATCTTTTTGCTGCAAAAAATATCACACGTTATCCACATAGAGGTGTTAATAAATGAATCAACCGCAACATGGTCAACAATTtggtattattttaacattctttatGCAGGGACAAAAATAAGAGTGGATCCCATAACTCAATTGTATGTTTAACAACTGGAAAAATACTACTGATTTGTTGAATAATTTTCAGCAAATAAAGCATAAAAACTATCACCATTTTTTAAAATGGAATTCGGCCTAACGGGCGCTTGCCTGAGCCGGTTAGCATCATGCTAGCTGCCGCAGGGTGGTCTTACCTGATGATAACTGGACGCTAACTGGATCATAGAGGCATCTGGGTCGCGGTCCGGACCTCCGGTCATAGGCTCGGTGCGTGACGGGGACGTCAGCCGGGCTGTGGTGTGCATGTAGCGGCGCCGCTAGCAGAGGCGCGCCGGTGTAATCACAGCTCGCTCTTTCCAGGGAATGACGAGCGCACACTATGACGCGTTTGATGGCACACGTTAACTCCGTCATCCCGTGCAACGTCGGCGCTCTCATCGATACCGTGCAGCCTCTGTCATTCAACTAATGACAGCATTGTTACTACGAAGCAGCAGAAATAAACCATTCGAGTAAGAGAAGATCCAACATAATTAAACATTGATGGAGCATATGTGCAGTGTAGTGCAGCAGAGTGAAATACCTGCTGGTGatattgttgtaagcacaatacattcaatgggcgcaatttgcaaatttaatgtcaaatcaaaatcaaatcaaatcaaatgtttattggattcatcactatacagcaggggttgggaacctttttggctgagagagtcgaaagccaaatatttttaaatgtattttagtgagagccatataatattttttaaacagtgaatacaacttaatgcttgcacttttaagtaacaccaacatttttaagagtgtaataagtctcttattattttcaaCATTggtattctaaagctaaccaataataaataacatacttcttaccattaatgcgacttcttgaaatgcatgagaatgttttatattttgaacgttatttttaacactgtgattaccagaggaattattcattacttatcgtttattaagcaatgtcagctgagattgatctgagagcctaatgcagtcatcaaaagagccacatctggctcgagagccataggttccctacccctgctatatacAGTGCTCCCCTCCAAAGGctaaacctagtaactcacttctagctgattttgggaaaacaaaggaaaaccaatctatcatgatgctgtcttacaaagatctacaaagtcatcaaacgtatggatgtttttttgagctttcattttcttgccgattgagccatgaattgaatctgctctcatgaacgtgtgccctttctcctttctccagatatttcgggtgggccccattctgcgtttgcacattgggcaagagccgtgtacagcgtccagtttttattttgacctccacagttatctgcccaaaagagtatgcaaggggaagaatcaagaacaattcatttaatgaaggtgcttgcaacgtcctgggccaatcttccaaatatcccctcgtgccataatatcacataatcaggttgactgtcggcccccattcgtgcaaatgtctcattaaagacaataaggtgactgacaaagaagctccgattggtcccttgagatactaggtttttctgttgtatctacgcggttatgtggtagttgctaggccCTGCCATGCGCGTGACagcttacggaacaaattacaatatcgcatacactaatgtaaagcatatcacctaggaactccaaagttattatcagctcagttttgaccaaaatttagttactgggttttgcctttggacgggagagtgtaaatccacgactaaactactaccacaacttggtttactatttataaaatataataatgtagattacctggaacttgaaataggccacccggcctgaatccacacttccctcgccaaacaccTTCGTTTCCCAGCCCTCGATCACACTTGGATAATTAGGCCTTCATGCCATCTATGCAGTGTAGGGAGACTGTTTTGCTATTAGATCgcgtccaaatttgcaaagtgcgcgagattggtgaaatgcttacaacaataTTAAATCATTTTTCATACATGGTCAATACTTATGAGATATACTCCCTCCAGTTTATTGCCATTGCTGTACCATCAGTTTGTTCCATTAAACACACGTGTAACGTATGTGTAATGGCCATTGGCGTGACTGTCCAGTGTGACATTTTGCCATCACCCAACCAAGCTTAATTCATGTAAACTCAAAGGGGATGTATAAATGGGTTTTTATTTTAACCTCCAGCTCATTTCATATAGGCCCTCGGCATGTTCAAAAATTGCCTAATATATTAGATGTCATTTTCAGATGTTGCTATAATGTTTCATTTTCATATcttatagggctgcgaatctttgggtgtcctacaattcgattcaatatcgattcttggggtcacgattcgatatcgattttttttcttcaattcaacatgattctcgattcaaaaacaatttttttcccgatttaaaaggattctctattcattcaatacataagatttcagcaggatctaccccagtctgctgacatgcaagcagagtagtagatttttgtaaaaagcttttataattgtaaaggacaatgttttatcaactgattgtaataatgtaaattggttttaacttttaaacgaaCCAataatacgacttattttatctttgtgaaaatattagaCAGAGTAGGTTGTCAAgcttgagatgcgatgcaagtgtaagtgtagcgatgtagtactcctttgcgttgtgtttttccccaaaagacgacacccagtcattcttccgactcaaacatggtttattctggtgaaaacaatcatagtgagtctccaatcagccttcttaACATTCATAAATCGTCatgtggaagacaacagactgactaacacattaacacacgacaaaataatacacagtacctggtgaaaacaatcatagtgagtctccaatcagccttcttaacattcataaatctgtacagaaataaaacaaaacaaaacttaacataAATACTTCTCTTTTAGGCTTACAGCTAGCCTGCTAATGagttagctgaaagctaattcAGAGAGCGCAACTtaccgtcacgtggaagacaacagactgacgtcACACATGTGTCTCAGCCTggaagtctgctgtgacatgtgacgttcaatgaccataaaaatgtaggaaatgacagcactgaacttagaataataaaaatTGCGAAATAAAGAGTTACATTACATAATGTCTGAATGTAATAAATTagataaaatgacattaaaacaaaaacagtagtaAGACAGTAAGCAATTGAGATCATAAATTACCTCTG includes:
- the dnajc5ga gene encoding dnaJ (Hsp40) homolog, subfamily C, member 5 gamma a isoform X2, with amino-acid sequence MSDTNTNTNPSRPQRKMSTAGESVYKVLGLEKGASAEDIKKAYRKLALKYHPDKCPDNPEAAEKFKEINNANSILNDETKRKIYDEYGSMGLYVSEQFGEESVKYYFLMSKWWFKSLVLCCTLFSCCCCCCCCCFCCGKCKPPDEDENYQYVDPEDLEAQIKAEQQDSGR
- the dnajc5ga gene encoding dnaJ (Hsp40) homolog, subfamily C, member 5 gamma a isoform X1; translation: MSDTNTNTNPSRPQRKMSTAGESVYKVLGLEKGASAEDIKKAYRKLALKYHPDKCPDNPEAAEKFKEINNANSILNDETKRKIYDEYGSMGLYVSEQFGEESVKYYFLMSKWWFKSLVLCCTLFSCCCCCCCCCFCCGKCKPPDEDENYQYVDPEDLEAQIKAEQQDSGPTVIISQATSSGGGDTPEGKSQPIPLPMPTPMPEPPPSTPLSEGEDREESLPESK